A stretch of DNA from Maridesulfovibrio sp.:
CGTAAATGTGTTTCAGTTTGTAACCGGTTACTTTTGAAAGGATGCGGACCATAGGTGCGATACCGTTCTTCTTGTAGTAGTCCTGCAAGAAGTCGATAACCTTCTGGTGCTCATCGTTCAGATCTTTGATGCCTTCGCTTTCTTTAACGAAGTCTACCCATTCGGGACACCAGTCTTCGAACTTGAGCAGGAAACCGTCTTCATCAACGTCAAAGCTTTTGCCCTGATATTCAACGAGTGCCATGTAAAACCTCCTAAAAATTAATCGTAGAAACGGCCAGGCCGTTTTACCATACAGGCTCCAGTGACTTTCCGCGAAATACATTTTCGGGAAAGTCTCTCACTTACCCAAATTGGGAATTAAAACCTAGGGGAAAAAAATTCAAGGAAAATATTGAGCTAGTCGAAACATTTCATAAAAAATGAATGCTCGTACAGTTTGATGAGTCCGCTTTTTTCAAGCTGTAAGACTGGATGATTGAGGCGCTTGTCCGTTAACGGGGAAATGTTTCCGATGTGTTTCCTAATGTTAGAGATATTCGGCCATTGAAATAAACAGGAGTGCACTGTTTTTTGTCTTATGGTTCGAAAACAAATGTTTAGTGGGCAAAAATGACCGTTTATTTTTATTAATATTTTGAAATATAGATATTTTTTTCAAAAGGTATGGAAATTGTATCTGTTTGGGGACTAACCAGGAGGAAACAAAATGGAAATCAGTTTTGCAAGAGAAGCGTCCGGCGTGCATGCCAATACAAGTGAGAATATTGCCAGGGAAAAAAATGTCCGGCCTGAAACCCGCGAGGCCCGTGCGGACACTGTTTCCGGCGGAATAGTTGCAGGGTTGCGCGCAGCTGATGCTGATCCTGATGAACTCCTGGAAAAGACCATGGAAGCCGGTGCTGCGGGTAATTCAATCAGTGACGCACATGATTTCAATATGTCCCGGATAATGGCACTTCTTTCCGATCCTCTATTGCAGGAAGATATTTGATCTCCGAAGTTCCTGGAAAAAACTGCTCAAGTTTTTGACATTTTTCCGGTCATACAAGGTGTAACGGCCTTTAAACACAAGCTCTGCTTCCCGGCAGAATGTATGCGCCGATGCGAAAGGCAAAGCCCCGGAATTCTTGTTTTCGGGGCTTTGCCTTTTTGTTCACAAAGTGCTAATATAAGAAAGTTAAAGTTCGAAACAGGTCGCAATAAATTCCTATGGACAAAATCAAACTGAAAAAAATACCGGAAAGACCTTCCCCCGGCTATCCCCCCATGCAGGCATCACTGCAGCCTCCCCCTCCGGTGAGAATCGACCCTTCATGGCCTGTTCCCTCCGCTGACGAGTGTATCTCCTGGTGGGATGATTATTCAATGCTCGAAAATATCAAGGCCCACAGTACGCAGGTGGCCAAGGTGGCCGTTCAGGCAGCTTTTATGGCCGAAGAGTCCGGGATTGATGTGGATGTTCCCACCATACAGGCTTCTGCCCTGATGCACGACATTGCAAAGAGCTACTGCATTCACCACGGCGGCAACCACAGCCAGCTCGGCGCAGCATGGACCATGCACCTGACCGGTAATCCGGCTGTATCCATGGGGGTGCTGCATCACGTATTCTGGCCGTTCGAGCCGGAAGCGGATAAATATTTTCTTCCTCTGGTGGTCAGCTACGCCGATAAACGCGTAATGCACGACACCCTTACTACTCTCGATGAAAGATTCGGTGACCTGAAGGTCAGATACGGGAAAACCGAAAAAATTATCCAGAGAATACATCAAACATACGAGCAGGCCCTCGTCCTTGAGGAACGGCTCGGTAAGCTGATCGGAGTAGACCTCAATGCATGTTCTTTTGATAGCGGGCGGCTGGTCTGATGAACGCGACGTTTCGCTGAGCGGGGCGGAGGGCATCCACACCGCTCTGCTCGAACTCGGGCATGAAGTGGAACGACTGGACCCTGCAAGTGATTTTCCGGAGATTTTAACCCGTGCCGGAAATGCCGATTTCGCTTTCATAAATCTGCATGGATCGCCCGGTGAAGACGGCCTGATCCAGGCCATGCTGAATCAGGCGGGCTGCCCGTATCAGGGAGCCGGACCGGAAAGTTCTTTCCTGTCTTTGAACAAAGGGGCGGCAAAAACCGTTTTCGACCGCAATGGAATCCGCACTCCCCGCTGGGAACTGGTCTGTCCTGCTGACGGATGCAGGGGCGTGGAAAAAATCAAGCCCCCTCTGTTCATCAAGCCCAATTCAGGCGGTTCCAGTCTGGGGATGACTTTCGCAAGGACGGAAGCGGAACTGGCGCAGGGGATTGAAACCGTGTTCGCAATGGGCGACAGCGCCCTGGTCGAGGAGTACACGGCCGGGATTGAGGTCACCTGCGGAATTCTGGATGAGGAAGCTCTGCCGCTGATTCTCATCACTCCTCCCGACAGCGCTGAATTTTTCGATTACCACAGCAAATACGCCCCGGACGGGGCGGAGGAAATATGCCCCGCACCCATACCCGCTGATATCACGAAAGAGATTCAGCGGATAACCTTGAAGGTTCACAGGCTGCTCGGGCTTGCGGACTACAGCAGGGCCGATTTCATAATATCAGAAGGAGAGCCGTATCTGCTGGAAGTGAATACACTGCCAGGCATGACCCCCACAAGCCTTGTCCCCCGGGCCGCCCGGGCCGCGGGGTATTCGTTCAATGACTTGATAGCGAAACTCATTGAACTGGGGCAGAGGAAGCGGAAGTAATTTTAACACAGCGGGACTGCCGGTGCGGCGGACCACGGAACGGAAAAGTCAGGATCACCACATGTCAAAATCCCTCAAATTAAGGACAGCCTCATTTCTTTACGGCCTCGGCTGGAAGGCAGCCATTCCCTTTCTCAAGCGCAGTGAGAGATTAAGGGAGGGCTTCGACCGCAGGACTTTGAAGCACAGTCTTCCTCCCCGTGCTGATGTCTGGATTCAGGCGGCTTCAGCCGGTGAGTCCCGGATTGTGACAAGAATCATGGATGCCATTTCCATGGATCGTCCCACAAGGTTTCTGCTGACCACCACCACTTCTCAGGGGCTTTCCGAGCTTGAACGCACAGCACGTCGGCTTACTCCCAATTTCAGGAATATTTCCCTCGCCTGCACATATTTCCCTTTCGACAGTCCGGATCTGGCCAGGAAAGCTCTGGAGGCCGTGAAGCCGAAACTGGTAGTCCTGATTGAAACAGAAATCTGGCCCGGCTTCCTCTCTGCCTGCAAGGATTGCGGTGTAAAGGTCCTGATCATAAACGGACGCATGACCACTAAAAGTCTGGCCGGATACATGGCTTTTGACAATTTTTTCCGGTCTGTGGCACCGGAGGAAGTTCTGGCTATTTCAGAAGATGATGCCACCCGCTTTCGGACTCTGTTCGAAACCGACAAGATAGGGACCATGCCCAATGTAAAGTTTGATGGAACGATTACCGCGGAAGCGCTTCCCTACACTGCCAACCCGCTTTCATCTATTTTCCGTCCCAAGACACCTTTTATCATTCTCGGTTCCGTCCGCAAGGAAGAGGAATCCCAGGTCCTGAAAGTTGTGCAGGGATTAAAGGCGGAGCGGCCAAAGACCGTGATAGGGCTGTTTCCGAGGCATATGCATCGTATTGATGCCTGGAAGTCCATGCTTGAAGAAGCCGGACTTCCCTGGGTACTGCGTTCCGAGATAGAGGGTAATGCTCCCTTCGGGCACGTGGTGCTCTGGGATGTTTTCGGAGAGATGGATTCGGCCTTTCCTCTGGCGCGGGCTGCGTTTATCGGCGGGTCGCTGGCCCCAGTGGGCGGACAGAATTTTCTTGAACCTCTGGCCCACGGCGTAACAGCCATCATAGGTCCTTACTGGTCCAATTTCACCTGGGTCGGTGAGGGGATCTTCGAATCCCGGATGGCCAGACAGGAAAAGGATTGGCAGTCTGTTCTGCAGGCCTTGCTTGAAGTAAGCAAACGGCCCATGAAGCCTGAGAAACTCAAGAAGGATTTTGAGAAGTATCTTGGAGAAATGCGTGGCGGGACGGCGGCCGCATGTGCGGCAATCAAACGCAATCTGGGATAGCCTCGGTATTTTTTTATTTTTGCCTCGAATGTAATCAGATTTTCGTGGTAAAGCATGATTGCGATGCCGGGAAGATGTCGGCTATGCGCTCTTTTTCAGACTTGAGTACCCGTTTTTTAGTGAGGATTTAAATTCAGATGAGCATTGTGTACGGTTGCTACGGCGTCATCCCCGCCCGGTATGACTCCAGCCGTTTTCCCGGAAAGCCGCTGGCCGAAATCTGCGGCAAACCCATGTTCTGGCATGTCTGGAATCGTGCTTCCAGGTGTCCTGAAATGGACAGGGTGGTACTGGCCACGGACAGCGAGTTGATAATGGAAGCTGCGGAAAAGCACGGAGTTCCGGCAGTGATGACCTCGACCGAGCATACCAGCGGCACGGACCGTGTTCTGGAAGCGGCGCAGAAGCTGGGACTGCCCGGAGATTCTGTGGTAGTGAACATTCAGGGAGATGAACCCTGCCTTGCTCCTGAAATGCTTACGGAATTGGTCAGCCCGTTTGCGGAGGCCCATGTAAGGGTAACAACTCTGGCTTCGCCTATCAGTGCCGTAGCGGCAGCCAGCCCCGACAGGGTGAAAGTTGCGCTTGCAAAAGACGGCCGGGCGTTATACTTTTCCCGCTCACCAATCCCATATTCCCATGATGGAGACGGGAATTACCTACTGCATATCGGACTGTACGGTTTCCGCATGGAAGCCCTTGAAACCTTTGCCGGCATGGAAGTTTCTCCGCTCGAAAAACGCGAGCGGCTGGAACAGCTCCGACTGCTGGAAAACGGAATACCCATCCACGTCACAATCACAGGCCACTCCTGCCACGGAGTCGACCGCCCTGAAGACCTGGATACAGCAATAAAGATTCTTGAGAGGGAATTAATATGAAAGCCATACTGGCACTTGAAGACGGCACCTGGTTCGAAGGTTCGTCCTTTACCGGTCCCGGCGAATCCGGCGGAGAAGCTATCTTCAACACCGGCATGACCGGATATCAGGAAGTCCTCACCGACCCCTCCTACACGGGACAGATGGTCTGTATGACCTATCCTCTGATCGGTAACTACGGAATTACGCAGGAGGATATTGAATCCTCAAGAATTCATGTAGCCGCGTTTATAGTGAAGGAATGCTGCAAGCATCCCTCAAACTGGCGTTCCGTAAAATCCCTGCCTGAATACCTGCAGGAGGCCGGGGTCATGGGCATTGAAGGTATTGATACCCGTGCTCTTACCCGTCACCTGCGCATCAACGGCGCCATGCGCGGAATCATTTCCACAGAAGAGAGCGATCCTGCCAAGCTGGTGGAAAAGGCAAAACAGCTGCCGACCATGGAAGGCCAGAACCTCGCAGATAAGGTTACTTGTGAAACCTGCTACGCCTGGGCAGATGACAAACCTGTTCCTGTGGATGTTTCTTCCGGCTACAAATGGAAAGGCAACGGACCGCGTCTGGTGCTTGTGGATTACGGCCTTAAATGGAACATACTGCGTCTTCTTGAAGAGCAGGGTTTTGACGTCCTTTCCGTGCCTTCCAATTATACCGAGGAGCAGATCAGGGCTCTTGGGCCTGACGCTATTTTTCTTTCCAACGGTCCCGGCGACCCTGCCGTTCTGGACCTTGCGGTAAGCAATGCCCGTTCTTTCTGTGAAGACCTCCCGGTTGCAGGTATCTGCCTCGGGCACCAGATTCTGGGGCTCGCACTGGGCGGAAAGGCTTTCAAACTGAAATTCGGTCATCATGGCTGTAACCACCCGGTTATGGACATGGAAAGCAGTAAAATTGAAATTTCTTCTCAGAACCACGGGTTTTGCGTTGACATTTCCGACTGTTCCGATCTTAAAATTACCCATAAGAACCTGAACGATGAAACCCTTGAAGGATTCGCGCACAAGACCAAGCCGATCATCGCAATCCAGTTCCATCCGGAAGCAGCTCCCGGTCCGCACGACAGCTGTTACTTCTTTTCCAGATTCCGCACTCTGGTAAAAGAAGCCACCGGAAAATAGAAGCGGAGCAACTAAAAGTCGGAGACCAAGATGTCCGGTGAACTTACAAATGCGAGAAAGAAACTGTCCGGTATTACCTCTCTGCTGAAGCAGCAGAAAGCAATGGCTGCCGTTCAGGCCGTTTACGATGCCGTCCTTGTAATACTCAAGGGCGGGCTCATGAAGTCGGAGCGGGAAGAGTTTCAGGAACTGCTGGAAAATACCGTTCACATTTTGAACAGTGATAAA
This window harbors:
- a CDS encoding glycosyltransferase N-terminal domain-containing protein: MSKSLKLRTASFLYGLGWKAAIPFLKRSERLREGFDRRTLKHSLPPRADVWIQAASAGESRIVTRIMDAISMDRPTRFLLTTTTSQGLSELERTARRLTPNFRNISLACTYFPFDSPDLARKALEAVKPKLVVLIETEIWPGFLSACKDCGVKVLIINGRMTTKSLAGYMAFDNFFRSVAPEEVLAISEDDATRFRTLFETDKIGTMPNVKFDGTITAEALPYTANPLSSIFRPKTPFIILGSVRKEEESQVLKVVQGLKAERPKTVIGLFPRHMHRIDAWKSMLEEAGLPWVLRSEIEGNAPFGHVVLWDVFGEMDSAFPLARAAFIGGSLAPVGGQNFLEPLAHGVTAIIGPYWSNFTWVGEGIFESRMARQEKDWQSVLQALLEVSKRPMKPEKLKKDFEKYLGEMRGGTAAACAAIKRNLG
- the kdsB gene encoding 3-deoxy-manno-octulosonate cytidylyltransferase → MSIVYGCYGVIPARYDSSRFPGKPLAEICGKPMFWHVWNRASRCPEMDRVVLATDSELIMEAAEKHGVPAVMTSTEHTSGTDRVLEAAQKLGLPGDSVVVNIQGDEPCLAPEMLTELVSPFAEAHVRVTTLASPISAVAAASPDRVKVALAKDGRALYFSRSPIPYSHDGDGNYLLHIGLYGFRMEALETFAGMEVSPLEKRERLEQLRLLENGIPIHVTITGHSCHGVDRPEDLDTAIKILERELI
- a CDS encoding D-alanine--D-alanine ligase; the encoded protein is MHVLLIAGGWSDERDVSLSGAEGIHTALLELGHEVERLDPASDFPEILTRAGNADFAFINLHGSPGEDGLIQAMLNQAGCPYQGAGPESSFLSLNKGAAKTVFDRNGIRTPRWELVCPADGCRGVEKIKPPLFIKPNSGGSSLGMTFARTEAELAQGIETVFAMGDSALVEEYTAGIEVTCGILDEEALPLILITPPDSAEFFDYHSKYAPDGAEEICPAPIPADITKEIQRITLKVHRLLGLADYSRADFIISEGEPYLLEVNTLPGMTPTSLVPRAARAAGYSFNDLIAKLIELGQRKRK
- the carA gene encoding glutamine-hydrolyzing carbamoyl-phosphate synthase small subunit — protein: MKAILALEDGTWFEGSSFTGPGESGGEAIFNTGMTGYQEVLTDPSYTGQMVCMTYPLIGNYGITQEDIESSRIHVAAFIVKECCKHPSNWRSVKSLPEYLQEAGVMGIEGIDTRALTRHLRINGAMRGIISTEESDPAKLVEKAKQLPTMEGQNLADKVTCETCYAWADDKPVPVDVSSGYKWKGNGPRLVLVDYGLKWNILRLLEEQGFDVLSVPSNYTEEQIRALGPDAIFLSNGPGDPAVLDLAVSNARSFCEDLPVAGICLGHQILGLALGGKAFKLKFGHHGCNHPVMDMESSKIEISSQNHGFCVDISDCSDLKITHKNLNDETLEGFAHKTKPIIAIQFHPEAAPGPHDSCYFFSRFRTLVKEATGK
- a CDS encoding phosphohydrolase: MDKIKLKKIPERPSPGYPPMQASLQPPPPVRIDPSWPVPSADECISWWDDYSMLENIKAHSTQVAKVAVQAAFMAEESGIDVDVPTIQASALMHDIAKSYCIHHGGNHSQLGAAWTMHLTGNPAVSMGVLHHVFWPFEPEADKYFLPLVVSYADKRVMHDTLTTLDERFGDLKVRYGKTEKIIQRIHQTYEQALVLEERLGKLIGVDLNACSFDSGRLV
- a CDS encoding TusE/DsrC/DsvC family sulfur relay protein, which encodes MALVEYQGKSFDVDEDGFLLKFEDWCPEWVDFVKESEGIKDLNDEHQKVIDFLQDYYKKNGIAPMVRILSKVTGYKLKHIYELFPSGPGKGACKMAGLPKPTGCV